The Heyndrickxia vini genome contains a region encoding:
- a CDS encoding DUF1801 domain-containing protein — protein sequence MNQEVTEFIDAINEPWQKDLATNLRGIVHKSIPDVHERIQYKKPHFLKNGKYAAVISTSKAAVSFTIFNADTLDLPEGMFDGPPERKTLKLHKGDTVDHEQLISFVSQASAVL from the coding sequence ATGAATCAGGAAGTTACAGAATTTATAGATGCAATAAACGAACCATGGCAGAAAGACCTTGCTACTAATCTGAGGGGGATTGTCCATAAGTCCATACCAGATGTACATGAACGCATTCAATACAAAAAGCCACATTTTTTAAAAAACGGAAAGTACGCTGCTGTAATCTCGACATCTAAAGCAGCAGTTAGCTTTACCATTTTTAATGCCGACACTCTGGATCTTCCGGAAGGCATGTTCGATGGACCTCCGGAAAGAAAGACATTGAAGCTCCATAAAGGGGATACGGTTGATCACGAACAGCTTATCTCATTCGTTAGTCAAGCATCTGCAGTGCTTTAA
- a CDS encoding DnaD domain-containing protein, translating into MAKYRMVRTEFWKNPIVLEEMTPEDKYFYLYLLTNPHTTQIGIYRITKKEMAFDLGYSIESVHSLMERFEKHHQLIRYNPKTRELAIKNWGRENLHKGGKPVMDCIVSELKEVEDYSLIQYVSEFIHKEEIRSLYEAFYRQKEMPVEMEEKEDDENEFCEEFDDTLPTRFTTRGQKEKEKQKEKQKQQKDLYPSIDNNTHIANPSLSNDDVKEIIEFWDTNGFGFTNVNAKEQLLSWLDDSSFLQPKDMIVKAMKIACANNKRKLNYIIGILKNWENEALLTVEEVDSYDEKQKQYRPLTESIPAGRAIPREFELDLSAGEDG; encoded by the coding sequence ATGGCAAAGTATAGAATGGTGCGTACAGAATTTTGGAAGAATCCGATTGTTTTAGAAGAGATGACTCCGGAGGATAAGTATTTTTACCTTTATCTGCTTACGAATCCGCATACAACACAAATTGGAATCTATCGAATAACGAAGAAAGAAATGGCGTTTGATTTGGGCTATTCGATTGAGAGTGTGCATTCGTTAATGGAGCGTTTCGAGAAGCACCATCAATTGATTCGTTATAATCCTAAAACTAGGGAACTAGCGATTAAGAACTGGGGAAGAGAGAACTTGCATAAAGGTGGAAAACCGGTCATGGATTGTATTGTTTCCGAACTGAAAGAGGTTGAGGATTACTCGCTAATACAATATGTTTCGGAATTCATACATAAGGAAGAGATTCGTAGCTTATATGAAGCTTTTTATCGACAAAAAGAGATGCCCGTGGAGATGGAAGAAAAAGAGGATGATGAAAACGAATTCTGTGAAGAATTTGACGATACGTTGCCGACTCGTTTTACGACACGTGGGCAAAAAGAAAAAGAAAAACAAAAAGAAAAACAAAAACAACAAAAAGATCTCTATCCAAGTATAGATAATAATACACACATAGCGAATCCGTCACTGAGTAATGATGATGTGAAAGAAATTATAGAGTTCTGGGATACAAATGGATTTGGTTTTACGAACGTAAATGCAAAAGAGCAGTTGTTGTCGTGGTTGGATGATTCAAGTTTTTTACAACCGAAGGACATGATTGTAAAAGCCATGAAAATTGCATGTGCCAATAACAAGCGAAAGCTGAATTATATCATCGGTATTCTGAAAAACTGGGAAAATGAAGCTTTGCTAACTGTGGAAGAAGTGGATTCGTATGATGAGAAACAAAAGCAATATAGACCATTAACCGAATCAATTCCTGCTGGAAGAGCAATTCCTAGGGAATTTGAACTCGACCTATCGGCAGGTGAAGATGGATGA
- a CDS encoding VOC family protein: MGAQLNAYLMSEDARSQANFYVESLGGEILSVKTFSEAPGTPEAVKDKVMHLSLMVAGRNMLMISDSFEPVSSSRSISLALTYDNESEAKEAFAKLGEGGENKYPFALQPWGAYYGEVIDKFGVTWMITKP, translated from the coding sequence ATGGGAGCACAATTAAACGCTTATCTCATGTCGGAGGATGCAAGAAGTCAGGCGAATTTTTACGTAGAATCACTCGGTGGGGAAATTCTATCAGTTAAAACATTCAGTGAGGCACCAGGAACTCCTGAAGCGGTAAAGGATAAAGTTATGCATCTGTCTTTGATGGTAGCGGGAAGGAATATGTTAATGATCTCCGATTCATTTGAACCGGTATCTAGTAGCCGTAGTATCAGTCTTGCTTTAACCTATGACAACGAGTCCGAAGCGAAAGAGGCATTTGCCAAGCTTGGGGAAGGTGGAGAAAACAAGTATCCCTTTGCTTTGCAGCCGTGGGGCGCCTACTATGGAGAAGTGATAGATAAATTCGGTGTGACATGGATGATTACCAAACCGTAA